AAGAGTGGCGCTGATCCAATTCTCGGAGACCTTGTGGTGAATCTTCGTGGGCAAGTCCTTCCAGAGACCCGGCATAATCTTTTGCTGGAAAGGGGAAAGCGCGTAGATCACTGATTTCACCGGCACAACCTGTTTCCCCATCTTCTTCTTCGATACCGCAAAACCAACCACGCAACGCAAACCAATGCGAAATCTGAGATGAAATCTGAGGAAATGGGATATGAACCCTAATTTCTAGTTTGTTCGGTTGGGATTGGAATTGGATCTTCTCTCTGTGCCTATTCCAGTCCAATACGACTGCGTTACACGATTGCCCGGCTCCCAAATGCTCCACGTCACGGTTTATTTAGAAAAGTGTGGAACAAGTGTCATGGacttatggtttttttttttcgttttaattATGTAAGTGTTTTTAGCTCGtgtgaaatataaaaatataaattagaaaatgttaaatcattgttttataaaaaaattagtaaaatatatgtaattaattattgGAAAAGTTGACAATAATATGGATTAGGCAACTATGTTTGGTTCAATTGTTAATAATTAGattcataagaaaataaatagttgattctttttttctatttgaagagataaaacaaatgaataggtgacataatttttgttattattaataaaatgaaaaaaaaaataatgcgaGTTTCATATCAAATGGGAgagttaaataaacaaaatatctttggTTCAACTTATTTAgaaagttagtttttttttttcttttaaaaatgattttttatttatttaaatttaagttaaaccTTTCATGTATGAAACAACTAAATCGAcacaattagaaaaaaaatgtctctGTTTCAATCATTGGTCCTATTTTCAAATCACCGTTTCATGTATGAAACAACCAAAATAGGATAAATTCAACAGAAATAAAGTAGCATACGTATCTTAGATATGCAGTGTATTATTGTGCTGTCATTGTCACGGACAgccaaaaaaatactaatataatgATGATACATCAACTCACCTTAATTATTGAGCCTACTTAGTTATAATTAAAGCAGACTTAATCATCTTTATATGGTGTTTAAATGTGGTTTGGCATAAGGATTGATGAAGAATATGGTGGTGGCTAGGGATATGATGGCCCCATGATGGACTTGCAGAAATCTAGAATAGTTCCACTTTACAAAGACATGTGTTATAAGTCAAGCCTAAAGAAGATTAGTTTGGCTTAGTAGAGCTACGGACAACAACATCCACGTCTACTACATTAACCTCAATGGCCCCTACCAACGTTAGACATTATCCTTAAGATATGGCCATTATAACAAAGGGTAGTGTTATTGTGCTCAagaaattacatatattttgaTTTCACATTTGAATTCTGAATTAGTAACTGTTTTAATATTTGGAGGAATACTTGTTGGAAGAGTTTCGTTATTAATAGTTATCTTGCTCAACTCAAGCAAAGTGTTATTAATACTTCAATTTCGAGTTTGAATTTTGGACACGTGTACTTTAAATATTTGAGTgaaaaattttatcattaatagtCATCTTGCTCAAACTCAAGCAATAATGCATCCAACATTGGATACatgtgattatatatatattaaaaaaaacctcTCACATCAAACACTTTTTTCCATTCAGTAATAACCAACAATAATCAGTTTATAAGTCCCAGCAGACACtacaaatatatatactaatcaatcggtcaaaatataataataatgaaattctCCTAGTTTTACAAGTCTGTTGATACAATTGATTGTGGCAATGAATATCTGCACCCCCTCCCGTTTTTCTTCCCATCTTTTTGTGAAGTTTTCTTGTTGCTGCTTTGCAGAATTTACATGCAGGAACTGACATCAAATGCGACTACGATTCTCAATGTAGACACACGCTATTGGTCAGTTTTGGCCCGCTTCATTTAATTGGAGTTGAATGTAGAGGGACTACCACTGAGTTGAGGGCTATCTTCTCTAAAATTGGAATTCAGCATAGCAAGTTCTCTTAGTTGTTGCCTTTTGTGGAGATCCTGTGACTCATCCTGCACATGAAATGGaggagaatcagaaatactttTATACAGCACAAGAATTTATCTACCCTTAATGTCTCTTTGCTAATTGATTTGCAACTTGACTCATGGAACATTTTGCTCCAAACAAAACCCACTTTTCTACATATTTCTGTCTATATGGTGCACCTAATTTATTAGCATATAAATTTAAGTAAACACTTCAGTGGTTTGATTATCTTCAATGTTTTGCAGAATAGAATGGTAAATAAACAAAAGAACAGTGGGAAGGAAATAAAGTTTTTTGATAACCTgacaattcttattttttaaattttattaattgccactataaaggaaaacaaaataatattaacaacacCTTGCATAAAATGTCTAGTGAGAAAAGTAGACTCAAAATATCTCGGTAGTAAGTAATATTCTGAGTTTTAAAACTATAAAGAGATACCATGGGTTTGAGTAGCTCTTCTATGATCTCTTGTGCTTGCCTCAGCCTTATATCAACAACATTGACAGGTAATTCGGCCTCAATCAAAACGTGCAGTGGTTCATTCAAGTGCTCATAGCCTGGCCTTCCCCTTAACAACTCTTCCTTTGGATTATAGAAGATAGAGTGAAGTTAATGGTTACAATTagtatatatagtatatatagtcagaaagaaaataagaaaaaaaaaagacactcaACAAATTGAAAGGAGAAGCAACTACGACAATAAATTAGGTTCTTAGGATTTGCAACTTTCAAGACAATCCACTAAAGAAGAGATGATACCTTATCTAGTTCTTTTATTGAACCTTTCCCTCTGATAAATACACGGCAACCTGTGGTAGCCTCCACTCGCTTCAGTGAATTGCCCCTAGGGCCAAGAAGCCGTCCAACTAAATTGAACTGAAATTTAAGCTAGGCTTAGTGTCTCAATGCTCAGTACAACACCATAAAACTATTAGAACAATGCATGGTATAAATCTTCATCAGGATACAGCAAAATGCATTAAAATGTTCTACATATCTTCTTACATTTGGATAGCTATCATTAGCAATATCCAAGCGCAATGTCCTCTTCACAATGTGAGAGCTTGGGACACCTGGTGATGTTTGCCAATCAACGTTTAGTCCTTGTACTCCTGCTAACCCCTGATGTAAGATTGGACTTAACTTAGAAAATGAGATGACTAAAggtaaaaaagatttaaaaagaagaagaagaagaagaaaggatgAATGAAATGGAAGAGGAATAGTGAAATGtgatagaaagaaaacaagttgtAGCTGCTCTGTTTCAACAGAAACAGATTGAGGAAACTGgtggaatttcacaaatataGACACATCATTAATGTCATCAACTAATAACTCCAAAAGTTTAAACTGAAAGATGAAGTTATATGCCTCCTCCCATAAGAGATCATAGTTAATGCATAGTTTCATGTACCTTGTAccaaaatttaacattttattaaaagaatggGGTAGTAAGGATCAAACTCTAGATCACTTGGTTATAGAGGCTTTAATACCTTGTCATGAATTTAAGTATTCCAAAAGCTTAAATTGTTAGatgaagagagaaaacaaaagaatggTCTTTATACACAGTGGAAAACAGATAATCTGAGCATCTAAGTACCTGAAGTTTTGATATGCTAAGAAATAGATTTTCTAACAATACTGGATGGTTTATAGATTAACATTGAAGCAAGAAAAGTTGGAATGAAGCATGGAAGAGAGCTGGAGAGTGATCTATTAAACAGAAGTATAGAACAGAAATATAAAGTACTTACTTCATGTGACAAGCTGTTCCAGCCTGTAAAATTAGGTTGTATGTCTAAAGAAGGCATAAGATTGGGTTTGGGGCTTCCAAACTGCACTCTGTCATAGTCACTAAGCCCTTGGTTCTGCATCAATCCATTCTTTCCAGAAACCCTTAAAATCTCTGATAATAAAGTTACACTGAATATGAGAACAACTATAAAGAATGAGACCTTCCTGCTGCAAACTGTGAAATATGAACAGGAAGGGTACTAGCAAACATATACAATTCAAACCATGACTATGAAAACAAAATGTCCTAGCAACTATAAATATTTCTGTCACTTGAAGTTTACTCTACTCATTCAAAACAATatgcataatttatttcttttctataGTGGACTGGAGTGTATCTTCAACTCAACAAAACATTTTGTTCATTGTTTGGAAAAGAATAGAGATAATCATACAGATACTAAGATACATATCGTTGTGTAGAGTAATTCGTATTGCCATAATATTTAGGACCTTTTAAGGATTTTTCCTCCCTGCATTTGGTTCTTTGTTGTTTTTCGGTTATCCGAAACTCACCAACTAAGATGATTGATTCCTTTTCATGAGTTTATCAACAGATAAGAATTCTATAGAACAAAGTTTGATACGGTCACATATAGGAGACTAATCTGGTTTCCAGTTACGTACTTGTATTTTGTTCAACAATAAAGACTTCTAATTCCGTTAACAATTATTAGTGATGACAGAGCTAAGCATCAATCAGTAAATTGAAATGAAATCCTACTATACTTCAACCGGGTGACAAGGTCATAACTTGACAATTCAGAGCAATTTGAAGGAGTTTATAGTAGACCTCAAGACAAAAGGAAAATGAGATACTAGTCCAAGTAACCAGAAAACTGGGTTCATGACTAGGACCAATCCACCTGAAACAAGAGGTGAGATCAGTTGAAACCAACAGAACAACCAAAGGAGGAAACTCTCAACAACAGAAACCTTCgaaggttttaaaaaacagcCTGCAACTGCATATTCGACCGCAACATcaaggttttgtttttttttttttttttactttttgtgacCTCAATTGCAACCATATCAATTATATTTGTCAAGGATAGTGACAAAACCGCAATTTCTGGCAATGTCAAGGATCATGACAAAACCGTGATTGCAACTACTATTTAAAACCTTATGATACATAGATTTAGAATAGCCAACCTTGATTTAAGAGCCTGGTACACAAGGGTAGGACTTGCATGAAAGGTCCAAGCTTCTGGTGTTCTGCTAGCAGCTCCGTTAAGTACTGACTATAAAAACGTGAATAAGAACATCCACCCAGAAGTTAATTGAAATCCTGACACCAAACATATACGTATACATATAACATAGCATATAACATAGGTACCTAAAAAGTCACAATTTTCAGTTTCACTATAAATAACAGAAGAAGAATCACCCCCCAATCCATTTACCTTTCAACCTCAAAATTGCTTCTCATGTTTATGTTTGGTGAATTGGCCCTTGCTGTTGAAGGTGAGGAGATCTGATTGTACAAACCAGACATCAATTCTACAAGAATAAGGGCTGCAAGTTTTGCACAGAAAGACTAGAGAAAATTCAAGGTAGCAAGAGAGAAATAAAGGGTTGATTGAGATGGGGTTTGGCCTCAAAGatcctattaaaaaaaacacagaatCACCTCCCTTATGTTTGAAAGGAAGAAAGAGCAAATGGTAATGAAAGAAGGAAAGGTACAAAAACTAGTAATATAGATAGATGGAGGGCCACCTTCTGTTGCTCAGTAGTGAAAGCAAGCGTTAAAGGGTGTCTCTCAATCCTACTATCTATCCCTCTCAGGGTGtgttttaattgttgttgtgttgaCTTCTGTTGCATATGCAATGTTCTATCATTACTCCGGATTAACGAGTAGTTTGAAGTTCAAGTCATTATTATGCAGATGCGATAAATACTTTTAAGGAGAATTTGTTGTTCATAATAGTGATCTCACAAGGCCGAAATATGATTGCCATCTATAAAAGATATATGTCTATATGtctagataaattaaaaaatgttcctCTAAGTTGTTTTTCTTGATTTGAGTAAATAATTACATCcttattcaatcacaaattgaTATACTAcatgataacttttttttacatttttctttcccacatgtttttttttagacaATCTTGttcaaaacaaacttaaacacTAGATGTGAGCACCCTCTTCTAACAAGGATTTAAACTTTGACTCACCATGTTGTGAGGAAACTAGCCCCTTCTACTAAATCTAGTCCCCTTTGGTTACTACATAAGTTATTGGCTTTTACTatgatttcttaaaaaatatatctagtATGGTTTGTGAATAATTGTGACGAcaatgtataaaaattatttttttttgcaaataaataattttccaaTCAAGAGAGGGAGGATATATAGTCAAAGAAAGACATGAAACTTGAAAGCACTCCAAATCTTCACTACAATTTTCAAGAGCAGAAGGCAAAGAGGCCAATCCTTGGGTGATATGACCATGAGACTTCTCAACTAGAGAGAATGGTAATTAAAATGCCAAAGCGATCATTGAAATGCTGAAGCAGTCATGCACGCTCCAATAAGGGTGCGTGGAGGTGGATTCGCTTCAATAAGTAACAAAGAAGAAGCATAGAGAGGGTACCCCAATGACCAATGTGGGTCAATGGCACTAGATCATGATCTCGTACACTATTTGAAACCAATCACCCTCATGTTTCACACTTACATACAT
The genomic region above belongs to Glycine max cultivar Williams 82 chromosome 14, Glycine_max_v4.0, whole genome shotgun sequence and contains:
- the LOC100779432 gene encoding cytochrome b-c1 complex subunit 8 encodes the protein MGKQVVPVKSVIYALSPFQQKIMPGLWKDLPTKIHHKVSENWISATLLLGPLVGTYAYVQNYLEKEKLAHRY
- the LOC100778904 gene encoding KH domain-containing protein At3g08620; protein product: MQQKSTQQQLKHTLRGIDSRIERHPLTLAFTTEQQKISSPSTARANSPNINMRSNFEVESQYLTELLAEHQKLGPFMQVLPLCTRLLNQEILRVSGKNGLMQNQGLSDYDRVQFGSPKPNLMPSLDIQPNFTGWNSLSHEGLAGVQGLNVDWQTSPGVPSSHIVKRTLRLDIANDSYPNFNLVGRLLGPRGNSLKRVEATTGCRVFIRGKGSIKELDKEELLRGRPGYEHLNEPLHVLIEAELPVNVVDIRLRQAQEIIEELLKPMDESQDLHKRQQLRELAMLNSNFREDSPQLSGSPSTFNSN